The following proteins come from a genomic window of Canis aureus isolate CA01 chromosome 3, VMU_Caureus_v.1.0, whole genome shotgun sequence:
- the NADK gene encoding NAD kinase isoform X1: MSCLLPTCVSSLWTQGRETPPEKTDHSRHQCFSDRSPHLPTMEMEQEKVNMSKALSADSGSYRCSACHGDEDWGSKHPIRGRAKSRSLSASPALASAKEFRRTRSLHGPCPVTTFGPKACVLQNPQTIMHIQDPASQRLTWNKSPKSVLVIKKMRDASLLQPFKELCTYLMEENNMIVYVEKKVLEDPAMVSDDNFGAVKKKFCTFREDYDDISNQIDFIICLGGDGTLLYASSLFQGSVPPVMAFHLGSLGFLTPFNFENFQSQVTQVIQGNAAVVLRSRLKVRVVKELRGKKMTMPNGISENGVLAADLDTEVGKQVMQYQVLNEVVIDRGPSSYLSNVDVYLDGHLITTVQGDGVIVSTPTGSTAYAAAAGASMIHPNVPAIMITPICPHSLSFRPIVVPAGVELKIMLSPEARNTAWVSFDGRKRQEIRHGDSISITTSCYPLPSICVRDPVSDWFESLAQCLHWNVRKKQAHFTEEEEEEEEEEEEEEGEEGEGEG; encoded by the exons GCATCAGTGTTTTTCTGATCGAAGTCCTCATTTACCGACTATGGAAATGGAACAAGAGAAAGTCAACATGAGTAAGGCACTGAGCGCAGACTCGGGCTCGTACCGCTGCTCCGCATGCCATGGGGACGAGGACTGGGGGTCCAAGCATCCCATTCGGGGGCGGGCCAAGTCCCGCAGCCTGTCTGCCTCGCCTGCCCTGGCCAGCGCCAAAGAGTTCAG GAGGACTCGCTCTTTGCATGGGCCATGCCCAGTGACCACGTTTGGACCAAAGGCCTGCGTTCTGCAGAACCCTCAGACCATCAT GCATATCCAGGACCCTGCCAGCCAGCGGTTGACGTGGAACAAGTCCCCAAAGAGTGTTCTCGTCATCAAGAAGATGCGGGATGCTAGCCTGCTGCAGCCCTTCAAGGAGCTCTGCACGTACCTGATGGAG GAGAACAACATGATTGTTTATGTGGAGAAGAAGGTTCTAGAAGACCCTGCCATGGTGAGCGATGACAACTTTGGAGCAGTGAAGAAAAAGTTCTGCACCTTCAGAGAAG ATTATGATGACATTTCCAATCAGATCGATTTCATCATATGCCTGGGAGGGGATGGGACCCTGCTTTATGCCTCATCACTGTTCCAG GGCAGCGTACCTCCGGTCATGGCATTCCACCTGGGTTCCCTGGGCTTCCTAACCCCCTTCAACTTCGAGAATTTTCAGTCCCAAGTTACTCAGGTGATACAAG ggaaTGCAGCTGTTGTTCTTCGGAGCCGGCTGAAGGTCCGGGTCGTGAAGGAACTCAGAGGGAAGAAGATGACGATGCCCAACGGGATCAGCGAGAATGGAGTACTGGCTGCAGACCTGGACACGGAGGTTGGGAAGCAGGTCATGCAGTATCAG GTCCTGAACGAGGTTGTCATCGATAGAGGTCCCTCCTCGTACCTGTCCAACGTAGATGTCTACCTAGACGGGCACCTCATCACCACAGTGCAGGGTGACG GCGTGATCGTCTCCACCCCAACGGGCAGCACAGCGTATGCGGCCGCCGCCGGGGCCTCCATGATCCACCCCAACGTGCCAGCCATCATGATCACGCCCATCTGCCCCCACTCGCTGTCATTCCGACCTATTGTGGTCCCTGCAGGGGTCGAGCTGAAG ATCATGCTTTCACCGGAAGCAAGGAACACCGCATGGGTGTCCTTCGATGGACGGAAAAGACAGGAAATCCGCCATGGAGACAG catcagcatcactacCTCTTGCTACCCGCTTCCTTCCATCTGCGTCCGAGACCCTGTGAGCGACTGGTTTGAGAGCCTTGCACAGTGTCTGCACTGGAACGTGCGGAAGAAACAGGCGCATTtcacggaggaggaggaggaggaggaggaggaggaggaggaggaggaaggggaggagggggagggggagggctag
- the NADK gene encoding NAD kinase isoform X2 — translation MEMEQEKVNMSKALSADSGSYRCSACHGDEDWGSKHPIRGRAKSRSLSASPALASAKEFRRTRSLHGPCPVTTFGPKACVLQNPQTIMHIQDPASQRLTWNKSPKSVLVIKKMRDASLLQPFKELCTYLMEENNMIVYVEKKVLEDPAMVSDDNFGAVKKKFCTFREDYDDISNQIDFIICLGGDGTLLYASSLFQGSVPPVMAFHLGSLGFLTPFNFENFQSQVTQVIQGNAAVVLRSRLKVRVVKELRGKKMTMPNGISENGVLAADLDTEVGKQVMQYQVLNEVVIDRGPSSYLSNVDVYLDGHLITTVQGDGVIVSTPTGSTAYAAAAGASMIHPNVPAIMITPICPHSLSFRPIVVPAGVELKIMLSPEARNTAWVSFDGRKRQEIRHGDSISITTSCYPLPSICVRDPVSDWFESLAQCLHWNVRKKQAHFTEEEEEEEEEEEEEEGEEGEGEG, via the exons ATGGAAATGGAACAAGAGAAAGTCAACATGAGTAAGGCACTGAGCGCAGACTCGGGCTCGTACCGCTGCTCCGCATGCCATGGGGACGAGGACTGGGGGTCCAAGCATCCCATTCGGGGGCGGGCCAAGTCCCGCAGCCTGTCTGCCTCGCCTGCCCTGGCCAGCGCCAAAGAGTTCAG GAGGACTCGCTCTTTGCATGGGCCATGCCCAGTGACCACGTTTGGACCAAAGGCCTGCGTTCTGCAGAACCCTCAGACCATCAT GCATATCCAGGACCCTGCCAGCCAGCGGTTGACGTGGAACAAGTCCCCAAAGAGTGTTCTCGTCATCAAGAAGATGCGGGATGCTAGCCTGCTGCAGCCCTTCAAGGAGCTCTGCACGTACCTGATGGAG GAGAACAACATGATTGTTTATGTGGAGAAGAAGGTTCTAGAAGACCCTGCCATGGTGAGCGATGACAACTTTGGAGCAGTGAAGAAAAAGTTCTGCACCTTCAGAGAAG ATTATGATGACATTTCCAATCAGATCGATTTCATCATATGCCTGGGAGGGGATGGGACCCTGCTTTATGCCTCATCACTGTTCCAG GGCAGCGTACCTCCGGTCATGGCATTCCACCTGGGTTCCCTGGGCTTCCTAACCCCCTTCAACTTCGAGAATTTTCAGTCCCAAGTTACTCAGGTGATACAAG ggaaTGCAGCTGTTGTTCTTCGGAGCCGGCTGAAGGTCCGGGTCGTGAAGGAACTCAGAGGGAAGAAGATGACGATGCCCAACGGGATCAGCGAGAATGGAGTACTGGCTGCAGACCTGGACACGGAGGTTGGGAAGCAGGTCATGCAGTATCAG GTCCTGAACGAGGTTGTCATCGATAGAGGTCCCTCCTCGTACCTGTCCAACGTAGATGTCTACCTAGACGGGCACCTCATCACCACAGTGCAGGGTGACG GCGTGATCGTCTCCACCCCAACGGGCAGCACAGCGTATGCGGCCGCCGCCGGGGCCTCCATGATCCACCCCAACGTGCCAGCCATCATGATCACGCCCATCTGCCCCCACTCGCTGTCATTCCGACCTATTGTGGTCCCTGCAGGGGTCGAGCTGAAG ATCATGCTTTCACCGGAAGCAAGGAACACCGCATGGGTGTCCTTCGATGGACGGAAAAGACAGGAAATCCGCCATGGAGACAG catcagcatcactacCTCTTGCTACCCGCTTCCTTCCATCTGCGTCCGAGACCCTGTGAGCGACTGGTTTGAGAGCCTTGCACAGTGTCTGCACTGGAACGTGCGGAAGAAACAGGCGCATTtcacggaggaggaggaggaggaggaggaggaggaggaggaggaggaaggggaggagggggagggggagggctag